In Polaribacter sp. Hel_I_88, the following proteins share a genomic window:
- a CDS encoding DEAD/DEAH box helicase, protein MSTFSELGLNEPIIKALTDLGYESPTVIQEKAIPQIISSKSDLKAFAQTGTGKTAAFSLPILQLIDGDSSNVQAIILSPTRELAVQIGKNIEDFCKYQKKIQVTTVYGGSSMEQQIKSLKRGSQIVVGTPGRTVDLINRRALKLGNVQWLVLDEADEMLNMGFKEELDKVLEATPDTKQTLLFSATFPKEVEAIARNYMHKPVEVTSGEKNAGSVNVSHEYYSVTERTRYPALKRIADLNPDIYAIIFCRTRRETQEVADNLIKDGYSADALHGDLSQGQRDSVMGKFRKKTIQILVATDVAARGLDVNELTHVINHKLPDQIENYTHRSGRTGRAGNLGISIALVNGKEKGKLRVIERIIKQKFTEGKVPTGKEIVENQLINLIDKVKNTEVNESEMEEFLPSIYEKLKDLDREELIKKFVSLEFNTMLAYYENSKDLNDLGRETSRTRSTADNMTRFFINIGRKDELNPGKLIGLINDQNIGDKIEIGAIDILDTFSFFEIDKNYEDKTLDAFAANQPDFEGRSVNVEITKKERSGGGRRGGKKSFGKKEGGFGRKRSSDKGSARKSDGGGRNSDRSNRRSASERPRSSGDRKPGGFGRKRRDS, encoded by the coding sequence ATGTCAACATTTTCAGAGTTAGGTTTAAACGAACCTATTATTAAAGCATTAACAGATTTAGGGTACGAAAGTCCAACTGTTATTCAAGAAAAAGCAATTCCACAAATTATTTCTTCTAAAAGCGATTTAAAAGCTTTTGCACAAACAGGAACAGGAAAAACAGCTGCTTTTAGTTTGCCAATTTTACAACTTATAGATGGAGATAGTAGCAATGTACAAGCTATTATTTTATCTCCAACAAGAGAACTTGCAGTTCAAATTGGTAAAAACATCGAAGATTTTTGTAAATATCAAAAAAAGATACAAGTAACTACAGTATATGGTGGTTCTAGTATGGAACAACAAATTAAATCTTTAAAAAGAGGATCTCAAATTGTTGTTGGTACCCCAGGAAGAACTGTAGATTTAATTAATAGAAGAGCATTAAAGTTAGGAAACGTTCAATGGCTAGTTTTAGACGAAGCTGATGAAATGTTAAATATGGGCTTTAAAGAAGAACTTGATAAAGTTTTAGAAGCTACTCCAGATACCAAGCAAACATTATTGTTTTCTGCTACTTTTCCTAAAGAAGTAGAAGCAATTGCAAGAAATTATATGCACAAACCTGTGGAAGTAACTTCTGGTGAAAAAAATGCAGGTTCAGTAAATGTAAGTCACGAATATTATTCAGTTACAGAAAGAACACGTTACCCAGCTTTAAAAAGAATAGCAGATTTAAATCCTGATATTTATGCAATTATTTTTTGTAGAACTCGAAGAGAAACACAAGAAGTTGCAGATAATTTAATTAAGGATGGTTATAGTGCAGATGCTTTGCATGGAGATTTATCTCAAGGACAAAGAGACTCTGTAATGGGTAAATTTCGTAAAAAAACAATTCAGATTTTAGTTGCTACAGATGTTGCTGCTCGTGGTTTGGATGTGAATGAATTAACACATGTTATCAACCATAAATTACCAGATCAAATAGAAAACTACACACACAGAAGTGGTAGAACTGGTAGAGCTGGAAATTTAGGAATTTCAATTGCGTTAGTAAACGGAAAAGAAAAAGGTAAATTACGTGTAATAGAGCGTATTATAAAACAAAAGTTTACAGAAGGTAAAGTACCAACTGGAAAAGAAATTGTTGAAAATCAATTGATAAACCTAATTGATAAAGTAAAAAATACGGAAGTAAACGAATCTGAAATGGAGGAGTTTTTACCTAGTATTTACGAGAAGTTAAAAGATTTAGACAGAGAAGAATTGATTAAAAAATTCGTGTCTTTAGAATTTAATACCATGCTAGCGTATTATGAAAACTCTAAAGATTTAAATGATTTAGGTAGAGAAACTTCAAGAACAAGATCTACAGCAGATAATATGACTCGTTTCTTCATCAACATTGGTAGAAAAGACGAATTAAATCCAGGTAAATTAATTGGTTTAATTAACGACCAAAATATTGGAGATAAAATAGAAATTGGAGCTATCGATATTTTAGATACGTTTTCTTTCTTTGAAATTGATAAGAATTACGAAGATAAAACTTTAGATGCTTTTGCTGCAAATCAGCCAGATTTTGAAGGTAGATCTGTAAATGTAGAGATTACTAAAAAAGAACGTTCTGGAGGAGGAAGAAGAGGAGGCAAAAAATCATTTGGTAAAAAAGAGGGTGGTTTTGGAAGAAAAAGAAGCTCTGATAAAGGTTCTGCAAGAAAAAGCGATGGTGGAGGAAGAAATTCTGACAGATCAAATAGACGTTCTGCATCAGAAAGACCAAGAAGCTCTGGAGATAGAAAACCAGGAGGATTTGGAAGAAAACGCAGGGATTCTTAA
- a CDS encoding bifunctional UDP-sugar hydrolase/5'-nucleotidase: MKTTKLFIYLLLIAILSSCQKDDQKIDFTFLQLNDVYEIAPIQGGQFGGMARVATVHKELLQENKNTMLFMAGDFLNPSLLGTLKVNGERIRGAQMVDVMNEMKFDLVAFGNHEFDLSQQDLQKRLNESTFPWISANVKLKTDNAAIPFYKEINGKKENIHETFVKEFTDEDGTKIKVGFISVCIPSNPKEYVEYGNMFVKARASYAALKDSVDVVFGLTHVKIANDKRIAKLIPEIPLIMGGHEHTNMRIETENGVITKADANAKTVYIHRISFDKKTKKATITSELKEINAAIKNDEKVEAVVNKWQDILNTQIKEVIQNPEEIIYTTKIPLDGRDFAVRGEQSNLGVIITKSMSFAYDEKVDGAIVNGGSIRIDDQLFGTITPVDIFRVLPFGGAIVKVKIKGRLLKRVLDYGELAAGTGAYLQRHNIEKVGEKWFIQNKEININKIYTIAFSDYLLKGFDIPFLSEENKEVLEVYNPTENELAFDIRKAVVEYLKTQN; this comes from the coding sequence TTGAAAACTACAAAATTATTTATTTATCTGCTACTCATTGCAATTTTATCATCTTGCCAAAAAGACGATCAAAAAATTGATTTTACCTTTTTACAGTTAAATGATGTGTATGAAATTGCACCAATCCAAGGTGGGCAATTTGGTGGAATGGCCAGAGTTGCAACTGTACACAAAGAATTGTTGCAAGAAAATAAAAATACCATGCTTTTTATGGCTGGCGATTTTTTAAATCCTTCTTTATTGGGTACTTTAAAAGTAAATGGAGAACGAATTCGTGGAGCACAAATGGTTGATGTTATGAATGAAATGAAGTTTGATTTGGTAGCTTTTGGCAATCATGAGTTCGATCTTTCTCAGCAAGATTTACAAAAACGTTTAAATGAAAGTACGTTTCCTTGGATTTCTGCCAATGTAAAATTAAAAACGGATAATGCTGCTATTCCATTTTACAAAGAAATCAATGGAAAAAAAGAAAATATACATGAAACGTTTGTAAAAGAATTTACGGATGAAGATGGCACAAAAATTAAAGTAGGTTTTATAAGTGTTTGCATTCCCTCAAATCCAAAAGAATATGTAGAATATGGGAACATGTTTGTAAAAGCTAGAGCTTCTTATGCAGCATTAAAAGATTCTGTAGATGTTGTTTTTGGATTGACACACGTAAAAATTGCAAACGATAAAAGAATTGCAAAGCTTATTCCTGAAATTCCATTAATTATGGGTGGTCATGAACATACCAATATGAGGATTGAAACTGAAAATGGTGTTATAACAAAAGCAGATGCCAATGCAAAAACGGTTTATATTCATAGAATTTCTTTCGATAAAAAAACTAAAAAAGCAACAATTACATCAGAATTAAAAGAGATCAATGCCGCTATTAAAAACGATGAAAAAGTTGAAGCTGTTGTAAATAAATGGCAAGATATCTTGAATACTCAAATAAAAGAAGTGATTCAAAATCCTGAAGAAATTATTTATACTACAAAAATACCTTTAGATGGAAGAGATTTTGCTGTGAGAGGGGAACAATCAAATTTAGGGGTAATAATCACTAAATCAATGTCTTTTGCTTATGATGAAAAAGTAGATGGAGCTATTGTTAATGGTGGTTCTATAAGAATTGATGATCAATTATTTGGTACAATTACTCCTGTAGATATTTTTAGAGTATTACCTTTTGGTGGAGCCATTGTAAAAGTTAAAATTAAGGGTAGATTATTAAAACGTGTTTTGGATTATGGAGAACTAGCAGCAGGAACTGGAGCATATCTTCAAAGACACAATATTGAAAAAGTAGGAGAGAAGTGGTTTATTCAAAATAAGGAAATTAATATCAATAAAATATATACAATTGCTTTTTCTGATTATTTATTAAAGGGATTTGATATTCCTTTTTTATCTGAAGAAAATAAAGAAGTTTTAGAAGTTTATAATCCTACAGAAAACGAATTAGCTTTTGATATTAGAAAAGCAGTTGTTGAATATTTAAAAACACAAAATTAA